The DNA sequence GGACAGGCCGAAAAGCGTTGCGACCTCATGCTGCAATGCCGTCCCGATGTGTGACGTTGAGCTTGTCATTCTTTTTGTCGTCTAGGGTGCTTTAAAGAAACGTATGTGGAGTACCGTTTATGTGTTTTTCAAAGACTATAGTCGTAGGCTTCATATCATGGTGACACACAATTTAATGATATGCGCACAATCCATCTAGGGTTCGTTTCACGTCAGTGCAGCTTACGTTTCTGTTCAACGTCCTTCACATATTGGGATTCAGCATGGACTGGATTGTGTCAAACATTTTCCGTATGGGTGTTTGTCGCGATTAGAGggttgaagttcaatcaaagATTTCAAATCAAACTTTTCAAACTGGAAAGTATCTTCGATTAAAGATCAGAAACGTTTGCTCAAGCCGTGTTGATCACCTATCAAACATGACCGCAATGACCGTACtgtgacaaaaacaaaacgCTACACATCTGAGATGGCCTGTCTGGACACACCGAAATGCCCTGCGACTTCATGATGCGACGCCGATGTGTGACGTTGAGCGTCTGTCAGTCTTGGCATttgatgtgtttttttaaagcCAATAGACAGGGGCTTCAGATCGGAGAGATACACAATTAATGATGTCGTGCATTCATCTAGGATGCGACTGGAttattatcaaaacattttcCTAAAATTCAAatgttcttttgtcaagtttcttttttgaagtTTATTAAATAgagagcatgagtgagtgagtgagtttggttttacgccgcacccagcaatattcctgctagtctggaccagacaattcagtgataaacTGCATGAGCAGTGAACATGgtctgaattttattttaaaaatgttatattAAATACACTGCTCATTCTGATTTATTATTGTAACTAAATAGCTATTGAAGATGAGCCCCATTTTCTTCTTGATTTTCTTTCCTTTAAAGAGagtataacaaaacaaataccaACACAGCTAAAGTTTGAGTTTTTCACATATGTTTACAAACAGTATCAAAGTTTTTGCCATTTACTTCAACAGAAACCTGTATATTTGTGGCTAATCCACAAAATGTACATTATATCCATATCTTTCAATATGCATGAATTACTCTATATCTGTACTCTGGACCACACAGTCTCCAATATTcaaaacaagtgtttgccacttaAATGGCAATGTCGCTTaacaagaatgaaatatttacaacatattcattactctttactttttgctcacatacaagatgtgtgaaatgactggtgtcagGATAATCACCCAACGTAGGCTGTCAACAAAATTGAGGACATTggttgtcatattttgtttgcaCAATCCCCTAATGTAGACTCaccaaatgtaggctgtcaccaaatttgaagacatcaaataaaatagttcatgagatattgcattaacaagaatctgaaaagtgCCAAAAGTGTTgtcgtgaccttgaaaataagctcaaggtcaccaaaactgactggtgtctgcataatccccaatagtaggctgtcaccaaactTGAAGATTTTGGGCACAATAGGTCAAGAGAAGCCTGTACAGACAGCACTGAATACGCAGTGCCCCGATCCGCATTGAGGCGGGGGACAATAAAGTCTCTCTCTTTCACTGTAGAATTTGCTGAAACTGGGCTGgcaatcaaatatatatactggataaaaatagttagggatatatctATTTTGTCCAGCATACATGATTCCTACCTAATGTTATCCCTGTACCAGTTAATACTGATTTGTTATCCAAGTGCCATGGGTGGTATCAGGTCCTCTATCCATCCAcaaaaactagattttgcagttGTATGTTGGGGTCATAAATCCAAATGTCATATCCCCTCATTCAAACCTCTACAAGTAATGTCTtttagcggcatttagaagttgttaaaGATGATCAAGATCATTtagataaatcttcttttaatctTTAACACACAACGTTTTGGGGTCATTTCAGATCCCTTCATCAAGTAAACATCATCTGCAAGTCAAGAATAGTTATCGTAGGGACAGTCACCCATGAGGCAAGGTTGAATAAACAAAAGATTTTGAAAGATTCTGAAAGATTTTGAAATGGTTATAACATCACAAAGTGTTGAATCCTGGAAACGAGGATGTAAGCACAGAATGAAGTGTGTCATTAGAATGTTTTCAGGGgtttgaaattatgaacaaaaaaaaagaacttTTTCATTGAAGTATTTCATAATCTTTTTTTAGCCACAATGTGTCAAAACATTCTGTAATATCCACTTAGTCCCTTTCCATACTCATCTCATCTTAATCAAGATTACAATtaataaaataaattctcttAGTGGCAGATATTCATTTTGATATAAATTCGAACATCtgctggtaaacacatataagattatacacaacctgacaaatgaccccaatttgcatacttgggaacgcccctcagaacgatccacttgaaacaagagggagacagattgtctgataaatatcgagaagtttaTTTTCCCCATGCGTTTCacacatgaattgttatagcacactcagtttgaatcaacacaatatactgagcaaatatgtttaggaccaccgatccatttcacgaagcaaatgacattttcctgggtttttttaacaaaattgttgaatatttaaaatgcttgtcaatgccccaatcatctatttgtcttcgtcttaactaaaggttagcatggaatatcagtatcttatgcctgaaattgcagtcttatcattcgaaggaatatgcggtgttgatttcatgtcacagttagcatgtattgcacgtgcataatcgtcaagctacctgtagcagccaagtgtactcgcccaatttgttgtaccgcctctcttgtcacaaatgcgtttagtgcacaggatcatctaatatgtgtctagcagtagtacTACTGGTACAATGCAATATGATTTTCAAAAGTCATACATTGCAATATGTATTACCATACGTATGGCAACACTCCCAATGTATTGCAATGCTAGTCTCTGTACAGATGACTGCATGCAATATATTGATATACAATTAATTCGCACATACACATGAACAATAAAAAATTTTCTGCTTGAGAAGAGAAATCATGACAAGTCAACATAGATCAGCTGTCTCATCAGACTGTCCAACAATCCTGACTATAATGGATTCAAATGTAGTCAATGGAACATCACAGTTTAAATCCATGTAAATGCATATTAATGAATTTTGATatccacaaacagtgaaagtgTTCTTTCATTGAGAAACATTGCATTTGATTCAGTTAGTTATCTACACTTTTTCAGTGAGTTTCATGAGCTGTCGTGATGCCTTTTCACGTGCCCTTTTAAGGATAACAATGTATTCACATGTCCATGACATAAAACATTTCAGCTCTGCCTCTGTGACTCCCATTCTTGGAAGAACATTTGAGGGATGAGCGACCTCAACGACCCTTGGACGTCTTGATGGAGTGACACCAGAGCCTTGACTTTTCCTGATACCTTTAGACTGACCTCTGGAGAAGCTACCTTTCGACTGACCTCCAGAAGCTACTGTAGCTTTCACAGCTTCCTCATCTTTCCTGCTTCCTCTTGACTGCCAAGGTGCTTGCTGACCACTTGAAACCGTGTTTTTTTGTTTCCTCTTTGCCTTAAAATTACTGCTTGTCTGACTTCCAGACAGAAGGACATCCTTAGATTTTATTGCTGTTTTCTGACTAGTCTCTTCCTTGACATGAGCGTTTGGCTGGCTGCTTAAAGGAATCTCAATCTTTGTCAATACACTTGTTGTCAGATTATTTCCTTTCAAAACAGCACTtggctgcctgtctgtctgtcgacCAACTAACACAGATATTTTCCGACTTACCTGGAGACAGGGGACTGTCTGATGACTGACTAATACACTAATATGTGATTCTTCCATCTCTTTGGCTCCAGTGACACCCTTTGTGATTGAGGACACGCTTGATCTGCTTGCTGAATTCAAGACACAACTTGAAGGGCATTCCTCACTTTGAGTTAAACTGCTTTCAGCTTCTTTACACAGTGCAGGAATGACATCATGattatcatttttttccaaAGTGTCCATTTCTTGAGTGATGGCGCCCAGGTTAATGGCTTCTTCTTCTGACAAACCACTCTCAGTCACCTCTGAGCTTCCTGTAACCGCCATATTTGCTGTTGAAGCATCCTTGTCAATGTTTGAGGGATGCATTGCAACATTTGAATTTTTTTCACGTGAAGCTTCCGACATCTCTTTCTTTAGTTCAGGTGATGTAGGAGTTTCATGTCCAGTTGCTTGTTGAGTTGTTGGTTCAGACACTGACCGATGTTCTAGAACAGTTTCTTGCTGGGGTGTTGGTTCAGGTGGTGTAGAAGTTTCATGTCCAGTTGCTTGTTGAGTTGTTGGTTTAGACACTGACTGATGTTCTAGATCAGTTTCTTGCTGGGGTGTTGGATCAGATGATGCAGGATGTTCAGTTGGTTGTTGAGTTGTTGGTTTAGATGCTGTAGCATTTCCTGGTTCCTGGGATGGTGGTTCTGATGCTGGCTGATGTTCTGATTCCGTTTTTTCTTGAGCTGCTGGTTGAACTAGTTTCTGAGTTACTGTTTGAAGTGCTGGTCGAGGTGATGACTCAGTTACAAGTTTTGATGCTTGTAGAGGGGATGATTTGGTTGTTGCAGGTGTTGAGTTTCCCTTTTCATGTTTGACTGGTTGTTGTGGTATAGCAACAGTGTTCACTTGGACTAAATTGGGGTTGGAGTGCTTTTTACGTTTGGCTGGTCCTGGAATTGCAGGTGTACTTTCAACTGATGCTGGAAGATTTCTTTTTACCCCAGGATTAGATTTCACTTGGGTCTTTCCAATAGAGGACATTGGCCCATGTGCCTACAACGAAACGAGCAGACACTTGAGAAAGATGAACAAATGCTGCTGGTTATTAGGTGAGTTGTACTGAAAACAAAGGACATACATCTCGCATAATTTGACCAGAAAGTATGACTTTTGGAAGATTAGCAAATTATGCATGACAAATGCAACCACAAGAATTATGAATTTAGGGCAGGAACCAAAATATTTAGTCACACAGGGGTAAAAAAATTCCTCGTCTGATGCCCATGACAAGTCAATTTTCATTtctggcaatcaaataatggtatcgtATTTGTCCGCatactactagataatttctgcttacagTTTAAACTagaaataaacttggatttcatttcatatctgcacAAAAaatagctattaaatttcacaatgattagAAAGTTGAGgcatctttctttgctatttatcattTCTCAATAACTAGTCCActgaacattaacatcaagtcccatgttgatttattctttcacaattacaatatcatgattatgtcataaaaatcagggcaagtggaaattAGTCCGGGCAAGTGACttttttaaagtcacttgccctttGTTTTTGGAACCCCTGTCACAACTGAGGGAACAAGGTTTCTATAGTCACTGTCTACAATATTCCATCCATTCAGAGCGACCTGTGACTGAAAACACAGGCAACATTCCTTGccaaggtgaggtgaaatggaaTTAACTTCGCACTTAAGAATACATGTATTCTGCTCATGTGACaacatgcatgcgtgtgtatgtgtggctgtttgTGCTAGCCCAGATTTAAGCtgttttatagtgctagttcactgagataccataccATAGTCAAGCATAAATAcccacattatactgactctgagcatAATAACCGTTAAGGCTGAGCACCAGGTATGACGCAGGCAGCGATCAAACCTATCACCTTCTGCTCTCCTGACGGACACTAACCACTGCACCATGGAGGCAGTATCCCTGCCAATGGTAACGCCAATAACCGCAGTGCACAGAGGAAATGTTCCTTACAGTCCAACCTTACCACTACTTTGTACTTCAGATGCATATGTCTGCATACCTTCACTGGTTGAGGACACACAGCTCTCCCAGGATCAACATAATCCATATTCTCCTTGGTCTCAGTTTTGGACAGTTTCAGCATCAGATCATGCTGCTTCCCTCTGATTCCATGGACTTTGTAAATGTGTGTTGTGAACCCATGTTTGGAAGGGATGGTGTGTTTAGATGGCTGAAACTGACACTTGGGATGAGGACAGCGGTACATAGTGATGGTAGGTCTGTGGACACTGAACCAGTGGTCCCTCAGTTCCAGCCACGCAAGTTTAACACTGCAGGACTCAACTGGGCAGGAGGCCTGTAAGAGAAAAATACTGTTCAATGTACTCTGTAAGAATGATACTTCTCTGTCCATTTCAAAACACTAACAAGAAATATGGCTAATGGAACAAAATGTGTAGCATCATATGGCAGACAATATATTGATCAGCAATGTTCAAAATGTGCTCACAAAAGTCAGTCGTCAGGACTGTCAATTCTAATTCAAATGAAACAACAACTCTTTTAAATATTATGCGAAATTTTCGATATCCTGCATTATCATCCAGCAAATAAGCATATCATTTGTGTATGAATAAATCAGATAAATACCTGTGAAGTGGCATCATAGTAGAGGCCTGTTGATAGATCATAATAGTACCCTGAAGTCTTTTCAAACTGGTACGAGGCCACATCTGGAGCCACTGTAATGGGATGGAACACAGCTTTCAGGAAAAATTCCAAAATGGCATTCCACAAGATCCACAGTTGTACATGTAACCTAGCAAATTTTCTCTCATTTGGAAGAAAAAATCTAGTAGTAAGACATGCAGATCTAAACTATGCTCCTATTCCAAAATCACAAAATCATTATCACTGGACTACCCTTAAATCGTTATATGCAATGATACAAGAGTAGGGAATGTCAGTTTTACAaggttgataaaatgcaaatgatgaagccacggAGGAACAAATGATAAAGAGGAATTAAGggaaaatatttattccattcctttggaaatgtttcatctgtacagAGATATACTAGCATTGCCTCTTCTCATATGCATTTGCTTGttgtatgctcgcaaaatggaatatcccctatgtttttttatgttatatGATCAAGACAGTACACAAAAATTGCAACAGGATGGAATTGTTTCTTGGGTAAACAAGAGGTGGATATGCAATTAATTATTTCTTACGATATGCTAGGACTTCCTTGTTTCTAGCATATGGTGTGGTAGGCTGCTCAACTACTGGCTCAGCTTTCTTAGAACCTGGTGTCTGGAAGAAATTTATCAATAACAATTGTAACAAAGCATATTATTCACTTTTATTGCAGAAGATTCCTTATGCACTTCCTGCCATCTTACACAACAAGTCACCTGCAGCCCCTAGATGCTACGATTATCCAGTTATTCAAGGTTCATTACAGGAGACAACAGCTCAATCACCTTGATGATCTCAGCGTCTAGGATAGGTGTCCTACCTTATTCTCGAAAAGTATCCAAGCGCTAGGATAACTTAGCACAAATACTAGGATAGGTTCTGACTTGTCCTAAGTCCATCTCAGTGGAAATCAACATGGTGTGGTACTTGTTTGTTCACCAATTTTGACATTGTGAAAGCTTAATTACAGCTGAATTTGCAACAGCATGCAGTTTTTATGAGTTCAGAAGATTTTTTCAGTATATATCATCAATTTATCAGTTGTGAATAAGAGTTACTTGTTGCAATACACATATTCTTTAGATCTACAAccgatatgtatttttattcttATCTATTCTATCCCTTTTTATTCACAACATCGCTCTTTTCTGTCACATTGCTCTGAAATGTCAATGTCAAGGCCAACTCAATAAGGGAAGTAACttctgtttatttcctaaaGGAATTTTCACTTTGTGAGATGACGCATAATGAAAGTAAGTTCAAGTCATGATAATCATTAAGAAAATcaaatgaaactattttttgCACATCTTAATTCTCTTTTTGGCAGACTTTCAGAATCTGACAACAGATGTTATGTCCTagtttaataaatgaatttgatgtgatgaaaatattgaataaattaacatgtaacaatactTAGATCTGATAAAATAGTTTAGATCTATTCGAGTACAGGTTCACTATATTTTTCTGGATACAAGGTATGAATTtttattataaatataattaaTTACAATTTCATCTAGATCAAGTAAGTCCACCAAAAGCTGAATTTCAGCATTTTCAAACCTTTTACTTCGATTTCTAGTCTCACTATTTGTCTTGTTAACGAGATCATAGCTGCCCTTACATATGTTACTCAACTTAGGACAAGAATAAGATCGTTTCGAGAATGGGTCTTATCTTAACAGTAGGATGTCATAACTCCTGTCCTAATTAGTTAGGATCTGTCTTAGCTGGGACACTCTCGAGAATAGGCaccctggatataatgccaCATTTTCTCGACATTTCACCTGTAATTCCCATTAAATCACAGCATGCCGAAATCAGTGTGGGGGTAAAACTCAAACTGATTCAGGTCTACCGTCATTGATAATTCCAACTTTGGTCTCAGCATTGGTATTCATACGTTAAACCAAGAAACTAAATCCGTGAGAACTGAAATTCCATTTCATTACACAGAAGAGTCTGCTTACTTGGCTACAGGtccagtttttttgttttgatgtaTGTTGCTTAAACTTCTCTGGGCCACCTCGTGACATCCTGACATACTGTAGTGCAGCACACCCTAACAAGGAAGAAGTACATGTTATAGTCAATGAAGTGGAACAATATACACCCAGCCACTGGCATTCTTCCGaagcacctttagaattcagcacaaCAACTAGAAACACATCTCCGAATCATTCTTAAGTTTTAAGACATACCAGAACATCAATTATTGAAAactaatggcaaatgtatttgtGGACAAATCTGTGAACTGTTGCCACACGTCACTAGTAAATAATCTTCAGAACAGCTTTTCTTCAGAGAGTGTTTACACTATCTGTGAACATagatacatatgatatatcacTGAAGAATTCATTCGTACTGACTTACGAAGTTGCTGGTGGTTTGTGCCACTGTTGTCGTTCACAACAGTTTACATGCAAAAAGTCCGGAGCACTGTTGTATTTATCATGCTGCTGGCGAAGGTGCTGCACGGTCCTTGAACTGTAATCAGCAGTCTCTTCCACGGTTAGCGCAGAGGAAGTTGACACCGGAAATCACAAATGCACGGAACCGACTATATTGCATACAAAACCGGACCGCGTTGTACTAAAGGCACACTCTGAGAATTTTGACACTGTTACTGAGTGTTAGACGTTCCGGCCACAAGAATTCGATGTGGGTGAGTTTGGCAAAATATTCATGCAGACAATATCACACACTTCTCCATACATTTAGAGttggtggatattgttatgCAGAATATCCTCATCTATGCGAGCGACATCGAATTCCTGTGGCTGGCTCAGATGCGTTTCACAGTGGTATTCGTAAATGCGTGAACTTGTACTGTATAGAAGAATGATTAAATTAAACGGTTCCTGCTGGCTCTTTGTAAGAGATGTTACGCCATCACTTAATGTGTTTATTCTGCATGTGAGAGTGAGGTGTAAGAGAACAATTAACTcccaaacaagcaaaacattaATGTTCGtgtaaaattattattattattaggtACTATTCATGAGGCCACCATCTGGccttataccaacggattcgtgggatCTTTTGAGTGCTTTCAAAGCACAACTCAGAATTGTTTTTCAGGTCTTTCAATTAACAACATATGCGCACTGTTAAAATCCCTTTTTTCACCCTTTGATCGTGATTATCATTTG is a window from the Haliotis asinina isolate JCU_RB_2024 chromosome 9, JCU_Hal_asi_v2, whole genome shotgun sequence genome containing:
- the LOC137297005 gene encoding uncharacterized protein, whose product is MSRGGPEKFKQHTSKQKNWTCSQTPGSKKAEPVVEQPTTPYARNKEVLAYLAPDVASYQFEKTSGYYYDLSTGLYYDATSQASCPVESCSVKLAWLELRDHWFSVHRPTITMYRCPHPKCQFQPSKHTIPSKHGFTTHIYKVHGIRGKQHDLMLKLSKTETKENMDYVDPGRAVCPQPVKAHGPMSSIGKTQVKSNPGVKRNLPASVESTPAIPGPAKRKKHSNPNLVQVNTVAIPQQPVKHEKGNSTPATTKSSPLQASKLVTESSPRPALQTVTQKLVQPAAQEKTESEHQPASEPPSQEPGNATASKPTTQQPTEHPASSDPTPQQETDLEHQSVSKPTTQQATGHETSTPPEPTPQQETVLEHRSVSEPTTQQATGHETPTSPELKKEMSEASREKNSNVAMHPSNIDKDASTANMAVTGSSEVTESGLSEEEAINLGAITQEMDTLEKNDNHDVIPALCKEAESSLTQSEECPSSCVLNSASRSSVSSITKGVTGAKEMEESHISVLVSHQTVPCLQVSRKISVLVGRQTDRQPSAVLKGNNLTTSVLTKIEIPLSSQPNAHVKEETSQKTAIKSKDVLLSGSQTSSNFKAKRKQKNTVSSGQQAPWQSRGSRKDEEAVKATVASGGQSKGSFSRGQSKGIRKSQGSGVTPSRRPRVVEVAHPSNVLPRMGVTEAELKCFMSWTCEYIVILKRAREKASRQLMKLTEKV